One Streptomyces formicae genomic window, GCGGATCAACTCCCAGGTGTCCACCGCGTAGTCCACGCCCATCCCGTGCCGCGCGTACAGACCGGGCGCGCCGCTGCTGTTGTCCGTGTCCACGCCGAGGCCGATCCGGTCGCGGCCGAGCGCCGCGTAGTGCCCGAAGGCGTGGCGCAGCAGATGACCGCCGAGGCCCCTGCGGCGGGCCTTGCTCAGTACGGCGATGTTGCTGATCCAGCCCATCGAAGGGCGATCGTCGTGGGTGCGCAGGACCGCGGCATCGCCGATGCCCTCGACGTGCGCGACCCAGACGAGGGACCAGTCGGCCCGGGCGCCGTCGGTGTCGTCGAGCCACTGCTCGTACGTGCGCGCCGTGAAGTCGAAGTGGTCGGTCATGGACTCCTGGAGCAGCGCGTGGGCGATGCGGCGGTCCTCTTCGGCGAGGCAGGGGCGCAGCGTGACGCCGGGCGGCGGTTCCGGCAGCGGGTCGGCGGCGGTGGAGAGCGCGCGGGCCAGCACGTGGTAGCGGCGCACCGTGCGCCAGCCTCGCTCGCGCAGCGCGTCCAGGTCGATGGTGGGGGCGGTGTTCAGGTGCAGGTGCACCACCGCTCGCCGCGCCCCGTTGGCCGCCGCGCGCCGCGCCGCCTGGGCCTCCAGGAGGTCGAACAGGTGCAGGGCGCCGGGGAGTTCGCCGGGCAGCACGTAGTGGTCGGCGTCGATGCGCTCGCCGCCCGACTCGTCCCACAGCAGGGCGTACCCGACGAGGCGTTCCCCGTCGAAGAGCAGCCAGGAGTTGCGCTCCAGGTCCGCGTCCGGATGCTTCAAGTCCGCGCGGACTTCGGCCAGTTCGGTGTCTGCGCGGCCTATTTCCAGGAGGTCGACCTCGTTGAGCAGGGCGCAGATCGCCGCCGCGTCGTCGAGCGTCGCCGGGCGCACGGTGCGGTCGGGCGGATTCATGGGCCCACTCTCCGCCGCCGCGCACCCGGCCCGCAACGGACTTTTCCCGCGCCCCCGGTGCGGTCCCGTCCGCTCAGACCGCGATCACCTTGACCCCCGCGTCGGCCAGCGCGGCCGAGGTCTCTGCGGAGACGTTGACGTCGGTCACCAGGATGTCGACCCGCTCCAGGCCGCAGATCCTGGCGAAGGCGCGCCTGCCGAGCTTGCTGGAGTCGGTCGCCACGATGACGCGGTTCGCCCGCTCGGCGAGGCGCCTGCTCACCCCGGCCTCGTCCTCGTGGTGGGCCATGACGCCGAGCTGCGCGTCCACGCCGTCCACCCCGAGGACGGCGGCGTCGAGCACGACTTCGTTGAGTACGCCGCTGGTCAGCGGGCCGACGAGCTCGTACGTCGTCGGGCGTGCCACACCCCCGGTGGACACGGTCTTGATCTGCGGGCGGACGGCGAGCTCGGCCGCGATGTTCAGGGCGTTGGTCACGACGGTGAGCGCGGGTGCCGACGCGGCCGCCTCGCCGTCCTCGCGGGGCCCGCCGCCGAAGCGCAGCGCGAGGACCCGGGCGACCTCGGTGGTCGTCGTGCCGCCGTTCAGGCCCACCACCTCGCGGTCGCCGACCAGATCGGCGACGGCGGCGGCGATGCGCTGCTTCTCGGGGGCGCGCCGGGACGACTTGTAGCGCAGGGGCAGTTCGTAGGAGACGCCGTGGGCGATCGCGCCGCCGCGCGTGCGGACCAGCATCTGCTGTTCGGCGAGCTCGTCGAGGTCCCTGCGGATGGTGGCGCTGGAGACCTCCAGCGTGCCCGCGGCCTCCTCCACGTCGAGGCGGCCCTCGGCGGCCAGCAGTTCGAGGAGCGCGTTCCAGCGCTCGCGTTTGGACATCGTCGGGTTTCTCCTTGCCTCCGGCCGTACCCCTCCGGGCACTCACTGATCGTAATCGGCCCGATCCACGTGCATGCCGAGTGCGCGATTCTGCACTTTTGATCTCTGTTACAAGCACATCTTGACATCTTGAGTGTTCGTACGACAGCGTTCTCCGCGCATGAGAGGCCCCATCCGACCCGTATCGAGGAGCTCAGCCATGTCCGCCCCTGACGCCTGCCGTACGACGCTGGAGATCGATTCCCAACCGGAGACCTGGCGCCGGGTCACCGATTCGGTCGGCGGATTCGCCGCCGCACTGCCCCGGCGCGGCGAGCGCGTGGCCGTCGTCGGCTGCGGCACCTCCTGGTTCATGGCCCTCGCCTACGCCCAGCTGCGCGAGAGCGGCGGACACGGCGAGACGGACGCCTTCGCCGCCTCCGAGTTCCCCACCGGGCGTACGTACGACCGCGTCCTGGCGATCACCAGGTCCGGGACCACCACCGAGGTGCTCGACCTGCTCGCCTCGGTGAAGGGCACCGTGCCCACCGCGGCGATCACCGCGGACCCGAAGACCGAGGTCATGGAACTCGCCGACGCGGTGGCCGTCCTGGACTTCGCCGACGAGGAGTCGGTGGTCCAGACGCGCTTCGCCACCACCGTCATCGCGCTGCTGCGCGCCCACCTGGAGGCGGAGGGCGCACTGCCGGACGGAGTGCTTCCGATGGACCGGGCGATCGCGGACGCCGAGCGCGCCGTCGCCACGCCGCTGGCCCCCGAGGTATGCGCCGCCGAGCAGTTCACCTTCCTCGGCACCGGCTGGACCTACGGGCTCGCCCTGGAGGCCGGGCTCAAGATGCGCGAGGCCGCGGGCGCCTGGACCGAGTCGTACCCGGCGATGGAGTACCGGCACGGGCCCATCAGCATCACCGGACCCGGCCGGGTGGCCTGGCTGTTCGGCGCGGCGCCGCAGGGCCTCGCCGACGACGTCGACCGGGTCGGAGGCACCTTCGTCGCGGCGTCCGGTGACGCCGCCGACGCCCTGGACCCGCTGGCCGACCTGATCCTCGCCCAGCGCCTCGCCGTGGTGATCGCGCAGGGCCGCGGCTACGACCCGGACCGCCCGCGCAACCTCACCCGGTCCGTGGTCCTCGACCACGGCCAGGACTGAGAGCAGCCATGCCCCTGTCCCCCACCGGCGACATCACCGGCGCCGCCCACGCGCGGCGATCCGGTGTCGGCGCCTTCAACGTCGTACAGATCGAGCACGCCGAAGCGATCGTGGCGGGCGCCGAGCGCGCCGGGCTGCCCGTCGTGCTCCAGATCAGCGAGAACACCGCCCGCTACCACGGCGGGCTCGCGCCCGTCGGACTCGCCTCGCTCTCGCTCGCCCGTGCCGCGCGCGTCCCCGTGGCCGTCCACCTCGATCACGCCGAGTCGGCCGAGCTGGTCCGCGAGGCCGTCGAACTCGGCTTCACCTCGGTGATGTTCGACGCGTCCAAGCTGCCGTACGAGGAGAACGTGGCGGCCACCCGGGCGATCACCGAGTTCTGCCACCGCTCCGACGTCTGGGTGGAGGCGGAGCTCGGCGAGGTCGGCGGCAAGGACGGGGCGCACGCCCCCGGGGTGCGCACGGACCCCGCCGAGGCCCGCGCGTTCACCGGGGCGACCGGCGTGGACGCACTCGCCGTCGCCGTGGGCAGCTCGCACGCCATGCTCACCCGGGACGCCGTGCTCGACTTCGCGCTCATCGAGCGGCTGCGGGCGGCGATCGGCGTGCCGCTGGTGCTGCACGGCTCGTCGGGCGTCGGCGACAGCGACCTGGCCAAGGCGGTCGCGGCCGGGATGACCAAGGTGAACATATCCACGCACCTCAACAAGCTGTTCACGCGGACGGTGCGCGAACAGCTGGCCGCGCAACCGGAGGTGGCGGACCCGCGCAAGTACCTGGGCCCGGCCCGTACCGCCGTGGAGTTCGAGGTGGCACGACTCATCGGCGTACTGCACCGGGACTGACCGCGTACGACACAGGGGTTGGCGCCGACCGTCATGACGGTCGGCGCCAACCCCTGCGTCCTGTCCCTTACTTGACCGCCCCCGCGGTCATCCCCGCCCGCCAGAAGCGCTGGAGCACGACGAAGGCGATGATCAGCGGAATGACGGAGATCAGCGAGCCGATGACCACCAGCGGCGCGGGGACGGCGACGCCGTGGCTGGCGTTCCAGCCGACCAGGCCGACGGTGACCGGCTGGAGTTCGTCGTCGCCGAGCACCATGGCGGGCAGCAGGTAGTTGTTCCAGATGTCGACGAACTGGAAGAGGAAGATCGTCACGAGCGCGGGCAGCATCATCGGCACGCCGATGGTCCGGAAGATCCTGAACTCCCCCGCCCCGTCGAGCCTGCCCGCCTCGATCACCTCGTCCGGCACCGACTGGGCCGCGAAGATGCGCGCCAGATAGACGCCGAACGGGCTGACGACGCTGGGCAGCAGCACGGCGAGCGGATTGTTGATCAGGCCGACCCCGGAGAACATCAGGTACAGCGGGAGCGTGAAGAGGATCTTCGGTACGAGTACGGCGGCGAGCACCGTGCCGAACAGCAGCCCCTTGCCCCGGAATTCGTACTTCGCGAGGAGGTAGCCCGCCATCGCGGAGAGCAGGGTGCCGACCAGCGCGCCGACACCGCAGTACAGCACGCTGTTGAGCATCCAGCGCCAGAAGATGCCGTCGTTCTGCGCGGTCAGCCTGCTGAGGTTGTCGAAGAGCCCGAACCCGTCGAACCACAGGCCGCTCCCGCTGAACTGCCGTCCGAACGGCTTGGTGACCGAGACCAGGAGCCACCACAGCGGGAAGAGGAAGTAGGCGGTGGAGATCAGCAGGACGGCCAGGACGACGCCACGGCTCGCGGCGGTCGTGTCGCGTCTCGCCCCGGCCTTCACCCCTGCCGTGGAGTTCGCTCGCGTCACGGCGGCACTCATGCGTTCTCACTCCGGTTGGTCAGCTTGAAGAAGACGAAGGACAGCACGCCGACGGCGACGGCGAGGATCACCGACTGGGCCGCCGCGTAGTGGTAGTTGCCCGCCGCGACCGCGGCCTGCGCGGACATGATCGGCGTGAACGTCGAGGAGATGGATCCGCTGGAGATGGGTTGCAGCACCGCCGGCTCGTTGAACAGCTGCGCGGAGCCGATGATGGAGAACACCGCGGTGAGCACCAGTGAGCTGCGCACGGCCGGGATCTTGATGCTCCAGGCGATCCGCAGGGCGGACGCGCCGTCCATCCGCGCGGCCTCCAGGACCTCGCCGGGGATCGTCTGGAGCGCACTGTAGATGATGATCATGTTGTAGCCGGTCCAGCTCCACGTGACGATGTTCGCCACGGACCACAGGACCGAGCCGCTGGAGAAGAACGGGATCTGGATGCCGAGCGGTTCGAGCAGGTGGTTGATGGGGCTGGAGTCGGCGGAGTACATGAACGACCACACGAGCGCCGCGCTGACGCCGGGGATCGCGTAGGGCAGGAACGCGCCGAGGCGGAACAGGCCCTTGCCGCGCGCGGACTTGGAGTCGATGAGCAGCGCGAGCCCGAGGGCGACGCCCAGCATCAGGGGCACCTGGACGACGGCGAAGAGCCCGACCCGGCCGAGCCCGGCGAGGAAGTCGTGGTCGCCGAAGGCCTGCGCGAAGTTGTGCAGCGGGTCGAACTCCTCGGTGGGCGCGGCGAGTCCGAGCCCGGAGCGCTTGACGACGTAGAAGCTGCTCACCGTCGCGTACACGATGGGCGCGATGTACATCGCCGCGAAGAGGACCACGAAAGGGCCGCCGAAGAGCAGCAGCGTGCGCCTGCTGAGCGCCGTCTGACGCCGTCCGCGCCGCGCGGGCCCGGGGTTCTGGCACGGTGGCGCGGCGGGCTCCGCCGCGCTGAGTGTTGTCGTCACGAGCTCGCTTCCGGTTCGACGCCTGACGGACGGGCGGTCGGTCCTCAGGACCGACCGCCTCGGATGGCCGCGGGGTGCGGCCGCCGCAGGGTGCGCGGGCGGCCGCCGGACATGCGCCCTAGTCGGCCACCGTCAGGCCCTGGTTCTTGAGTTCACTCACCGTCTTGTCCTGGGTGCCGCGCAGCGCGTCCGCGATGGTTCCCTTTCCGGCCCATGCCTTGCTCAGCGCGTCGTCCAGGTCCGCGGACGTCTTGGTCATGACGGGGCCCCAGGTCCAGTCGGAGCTGACCTTCGGCGCCGCGGCGGCGAAGACGTCGTAGATCTTCTGGCCGCCGAAGTAGGGGTCCTTGGCCTTCAGTTGGGGCAGGTCGAGCAGGGCGGGCGCGGCCGGGTAGAGCGACGCCTTGTCGACCAGGCCGCCGTACGCCTTGCGGTCGGTGCTCAGCCAGTGGGCGAAGGTCCAGGCGGCCTCGGTGGACTCGCAGCCCTTGAGTACGGCGGTGGCAGAACCGCCCGCGTTGCCGACCGAGGTGTCACCGTCGGCCCACTGCGGCATGGGCGCCACGGCCCAGTCGCCCGAGCCGTCCTTCGCCCCGCCCTTGATGACTCCGGCCTGCCAGACGGCGCCGACGACGGTGGCGATGTTACCGCTGCCAAGACCGCTGTACCACGCCTGGTCGTACATGGGCGCCTTGCTGATCAGGCCGTCGTCGGCGAGGCCCTGCCAGTAGTCGGCGACCTTCTTGCCCTTGGCGGACGCGAGGTCGACCTGCCAGGCGTCGCCCTTGATCCCGAACCAGCTGGCGCCCGCCTGCCAGGACAGGCCCGCGTAGTCGTAGTTCAGATAGGGCGAGGAGATGTAGCGCTTGGGGTCGGACGCGTGGATCTTCTTGGCCTGCTTCGCGTACTCGTCCCAGGTCTTCGGGGCCTTCAGGTCCAGCTCGTCGTAGACCTTCTTGTTGTAGAAGAGGGCCATCGGTCCGGTGTCGACGGGGGCTCCGTAGACGGCGCCGCCCAGCGAGACCGAGTTCCATGCCGCCTTCTGGAAGTCGCCCTTGTCCCCTTCGGCGTACTTGGCGACGTCCTGGAGGGCTCCTTGCGCGGCGAAGCTCGGCAGCGTCTCGTAGCCGACCTGGGCCAGGCACGGCGCGTTGTCGGCCTGCACCGCGTTGAGCATCTTCTGGTAGCCGCCCTTGGCGCCGGGCTGCACCTCCTGGTACTCGACCTTGATGTCGGGGTGCGCCTTGTTGAACGCCTTGACCGCGTCCGCGTACCCCGGCGACCAGCCCCAGAACTTCATGGTGGCGGACCCGCCGCCACCGCCCGCCGAGTCCGCATCGGACGACGAGCATCCGCTGAGCACCAACGTCAGTGCGAGCGCTCCGACGACTCCCGCCGTACGCAGACGCGTCTTCTGCACGGCCCCTCCTTGTGTACGTGGGCAGGGATCAGACCCGGACACACAAGGCGGGGCCTGCTGTGAGATCGGTGTGCCGCGAGCCGCACGAGGCGTCGTTCCCGGCACCGATGGCCGGAACTATGGCAGAGAATGTTATCGATGCCAATACCTTCATCGCATGCCTCTCTCACCCCACTGGGAGGGGCATGGGGCCGGTATCATCCGCCGCACGGACCGGCGACACGGACCGGCGACACGGACCGGCGACACGGACCGGAGAGAAGGGACCGAGAGAGGGCGCATGCGGACAGCGAACGGTGAAGAGGACAACGGACGACCGCC contains:
- a CDS encoding DeoR/GlpR family DNA-binding transcription regulator, whose product is MSKRERWNALLELLAAEGRLDVEEAAGTLEVSSATIRRDLDELAEQQMLVRTRGGAIAHGVSYELPLRYKSSRRAPEKQRIAAAVADLVGDREVVGLNGGTTTTEVARVLALRFGGGPREDGEAAASAPALTVVTNALNIAAELAVRPQIKTVSTGGVARPTTYELVGPLTSGVLNEVVLDAAVLGVDGVDAQLGVMAHHEDEAGVSRRLAERANRVIVATDSSKLGRRAFARICGLERVDILVTDVNVSAETSAALADAGVKVIAV
- a CDS encoding GNAT family N-acetyltransferase gives rise to the protein MNPPDRTVRPATLDDAAAICALLNEVDLLEIGRADTELAEVRADLKHPDADLERNSWLLFDGERLVGYALLWDESGGERIDADHYVLPGELPGALHLFDLLEAQAARRAAANGARRAVVHLHLNTAPTIDLDALRERGWRTVRRYHVLARALSTAADPLPEPPPGVTLRPCLAEEDRRIAHALLQESMTDHFDFTARTYEQWLDDTDGARADWSLVWVAHVEGIGDAAVLRTHDDRPSMGWISNIAVLSKARRRGLGGHLLRHAFGHYAALGRDRIGLGVDTDNSSGAPGLYARHGMGVDYAVDTWELIRRA
- a CDS encoding carbohydrate ABC transporter permease, with translation MTTTLSAAEPAAPPCQNPGPARRGRRQTALSRRTLLLFGGPFVVLFAAMYIAPIVYATVSSFYVVKRSGLGLAAPTEEFDPLHNFAQAFGDHDFLAGLGRVGLFAVVQVPLMLGVALGLALLIDSKSARGKGLFRLGAFLPYAIPGVSAALVWSFMYSADSSPINHLLEPLGIQIPFFSSGSVLWSVANIVTWSWTGYNMIIIYSALQTIPGEVLEAARMDGASALRIAWSIKIPAVRSSLVLTAVFSIIGSAQLFNEPAVLQPISSGSISSTFTPIMSAQAAVAAGNYHYAAAQSVILAVAVGVLSFVFFKLTNRSENA
- a CDS encoding class II fructose-bisphosphate aldolase — its product is MPLSPTGDITGAAHARRSGVGAFNVVQIEHAEAIVAGAERAGLPVVLQISENTARYHGGLAPVGLASLSLARAARVPVAVHLDHAESAELVREAVELGFTSVMFDASKLPYEENVAATRAITEFCHRSDVWVEAELGEVGGKDGAHAPGVRTDPAEARAFTGATGVDALAVAVGSSHAMLTRDAVLDFALIERLRAAIGVPLVLHGSSGVGDSDLAKAVAAGMTKVNISTHLNKLFTRTVREQLAAQPEVADPRKYLGPARTAVEFEVARLIGVLHRD
- a CDS encoding ABC transporter substrate-binding protein: MQKTRLRTAGVVGALALTLVLSGCSSSDADSAGGGGGSATMKFWGWSPGYADAVKAFNKAHPDIKVEYQEVQPGAKGGYQKMLNAVQADNAPCLAQVGYETLPSFAAQGALQDVAKYAEGDKGDFQKAAWNSVSLGGAVYGAPVDTGPMALFYNKKVYDELDLKAPKTWDEYAKQAKKIHASDPKRYISSPYLNYDYAGLSWQAGASWFGIKGDAWQVDLASAKGKKVADYWQGLADDGLISKAPMYDQAWYSGLGSGNIATVVGAVWQAGVIKGGAKDGSGDWAVAPMPQWADGDTSVGNAGGSATAVLKGCESTEAAWTFAHWLSTDRKAYGGLVDKASLYPAAPALLDLPQLKAKDPYFGGQKIYDVFAAAAPKVSSDWTWGPVMTKTSADLDDALSKAWAGKGTIADALRGTQDKTVSELKNQGLTVAD
- a CDS encoding carbohydrate ABC transporter permease, with the protein product MSAAVTRANSTAGVKAGARRDTTAASRGVVLAVLLISTAYFLFPLWWLLVSVTKPFGRQFSGSGLWFDGFGLFDNLSRLTAQNDGIFWRWMLNSVLYCGVGALVGTLLSAMAGYLLAKYEFRGKGLLFGTVLAAVLVPKILFTLPLYLMFSGVGLINNPLAVLLPSVVSPFGVYLARIFAAQSVPDEVIEAGRLDGAGEFRIFRTIGVPMMLPALVTIFLFQFVDIWNNYLLPAMVLGDDELQPVTVGLVGWNASHGVAVPAPLVVIGSLISVIPLIIAFVVLQRFWRAGMTAGAVK
- a CDS encoding SIS domain-containing protein, coding for MSAPDACRTTLEIDSQPETWRRVTDSVGGFAAALPRRGERVAVVGCGTSWFMALAYAQLRESGGHGETDAFAASEFPTGRTYDRVLAITRSGTTTEVLDLLASVKGTVPTAAITADPKTEVMELADAVAVLDFADEESVVQTRFATTVIALLRAHLEAEGALPDGVLPMDRAIADAERAVATPLAPEVCAAEQFTFLGTGWTYGLALEAGLKMREAAGAWTESYPAMEYRHGPISITGPGRVAWLFGAAPQGLADDVDRVGGTFVAASGDAADALDPLADLILAQRLAVVIAQGRGYDPDRPRNLTRSVVLDHGQD